The Mucilaginibacter terrenus genome has a segment encoding these proteins:
- a CDS encoding TIGR03364 family FAD-dependent oxidoreductase: MNRPSAIVIGAGIVGLATARALAVRGYDVTVFERNERAVGASIRNFGMVWPIGQPTGTLFERAMLSKSIWKQVCAEAGIWHDEVGSMHLAYHDDELEVMEQYAAINSGLRDVSLLTPQQALNKSAAVNTNGLKGALWSGTEMIVEARDAIGAVAKHLSEKYGVQFYWNTAVSRVSSTTVTTGERTWQADEIFICSGVEFETLYPELFAATAITKCKLQMLRLAAQPANQRIGPALCGSLSMIHYPGFKSAASLPALRARYEEQYGEQLKWGIHVMVCQNHLGELTVGDSHEYGLVHDPFDKDFINRMILDYLATFTQLQNQQVIQTWNGTYAKMTNGETEFVHQPEPSVTIINGLGGNGMTLSFGLCEQTIAAKFD, from the coding sequence ATGAATAGACCGTCTGCCATAGTAATAGGTGCTGGCATAGTTGGCCTTGCAACAGCGCGCGCCTTGGCCGTTAGAGGATACGATGTAACCGTTTTTGAACGTAATGAGCGTGCTGTTGGCGCTTCAATACGCAACTTTGGAATGGTATGGCCAATAGGGCAGCCTACGGGCACGTTGTTCGAACGGGCAATGCTGTCAAAAAGTATATGGAAACAGGTATGTGCCGAGGCTGGTATCTGGCATGATGAGGTAGGATCTATGCACCTGGCCTACCATGACGACGAGCTGGAAGTAATGGAGCAATACGCAGCCATTAACAGCGGACTAAGAGATGTAAGCTTATTAACGCCGCAACAAGCGCTAAACAAGTCGGCGGCGGTGAACACTAACGGGCTTAAAGGCGCTCTTTGGAGCGGTACCGAAATGATAGTTGAAGCTCGCGATGCAATTGGCGCTGTTGCAAAACATTTGTCAGAGAAATACGGCGTTCAGTTCTACTGGAACACGGCAGTAAGCCGGGTAAGCAGCACTACGGTAACTACCGGCGAACGCACCTGGCAGGCCGATGAAATATTTATTTGCAGCGGCGTTGAGTTTGAAACCTTATACCCGGAACTCTTTGCGGCTACCGCCATCACTAAGTGCAAGTTGCAGATGCTGAGATTAGCTGCGCAACCGGCAAACCAGCGAATCGGCCCCGCGCTTTGCGGTAGCTTGTCTATGATACATTATCCTGGTTTTAAATCGGCAGCAAGCTTACCTGCCTTGCGCGCACGTTATGAGGAGCAGTATGGGGAACAGTTGAAATGGGGTATACACGTAATGGTTTGTCAAAACCATTTAGGTGAGCTTACAGTGGGCGATTCTCATGAATATGGCCTGGTGCATGATCCGTTCGATAAAGATTTCATCAACCGAATGATCCTGGATTATCTTGCCACCTTTACACAGTTGCAAAACCAACAGGTTATACAAACATGGAACGGGACGTATGCAAAAATGACAAACGGCGAAACGGAATTTGTCCACCAGCCGGAACCCAGCGTTACCATCATAAACGGACTGGGGGGCAACGGCATGACGTTATCGTTTGGCCTTTGTGAACAAACTATCGCGGCAAAGTTCGACTAG
- a CDS encoding gliding motility-associated C-terminal domain-containing protein: MKFFAVVLSIIFSLVCFTAEAQNIGFEKGNFDNWEFAVGTIDTAGIITTTPTIAVPGKFELLKNTNDGMIDLIGGFSVYSPNGSKYCMKLGNIDQGNGVQQASYTYNVPPEGASSIILNYAVVLVNPGHPPNQQPRFTVKIYNVTDGKYLACPAFDFISSSDLPGFKYNSDGVFYKDWATTSINLTGLNGKQVRMEFTVNHCPFKEHYGYAYLDINEDIGSPIKGNIYCADQKDVTLTAPPGFKTYTWYTADFSKELGTGQVINLSPAPADLTSVAVTITPYNGLGCTDTLYSTVKKIAEPFNFVVQKDINVCPGSPLDLTRPEFKAGSSSGLTFRYFADEAGLIPLPSPSEITAAGTYYISAVNAGGCSGILPVNVTFNAPELTITDPPAVTFPATVSILNSYNPQAGVSYSYWKDPSATIALDDASALTQSGTYYIKAELLGCTAIKPVKVTILPPPPSIIDAPTAFTPNNDGVNDCFRFYVKDLVFGSLEIFNRYGTIVYRTTAPDWCWDGNSGKQALPAGTYYWVFHGIDGYSRKPVQTASYITLIR; this comes from the coding sequence ATGAAGTTTTTTGCTGTTGTATTATCGATAATCTTTTCGCTGGTTTGTTTTACAGCCGAAGCGCAAAACATCGGTTTTGAGAAAGGCAACTTCGACAACTGGGAATTTGCCGTCGGAACGATAGACACAGCAGGTATCATAACAACTACACCAACCATCGCGGTACCCGGCAAGTTTGAACTGCTAAAAAATACCAATGACGGGATGATCGATCTCATAGGCGGCTTCTCTGTATACTCCCCCAACGGCAGCAAATACTGCATGAAATTAGGTAACATTGATCAAGGTAATGGTGTGCAACAAGCATCTTATACTTACAATGTGCCGCCAGAAGGTGCAAGCAGTATTATACTTAACTACGCGGTAGTACTGGTAAACCCGGGCCATCCGCCCAATCAGCAGCCCAGGTTCACCGTGAAAATTTACAATGTAACCGATGGTAAGTATTTGGCTTGCCCGGCGTTTGATTTTATATCCTCCTCAGATCTTCCCGGCTTTAAATACAACAGCGATGGTGTGTTTTACAAAGACTGGGCTACTACTTCTATAAACCTTACAGGATTAAACGGGAAGCAGGTACGCATGGAGTTTACTGTAAACCACTGCCCGTTTAAAGAACATTACGGCTATGCCTACCTGGACATTAATGAGGATATAGGTTCGCCTATAAAGGGTAATATCTACTGTGCTGATCAAAAAGATGTGACACTTACCGCCCCTCCCGGCTTTAAAACCTACACCTGGTACACTGCGGACTTCTCGAAAGAACTAGGCACCGGGCAGGTAATTAACTTATCGCCGGCACCGGCCGACCTTACCAGCGTGGCGGTTACTATTACGCCTTACAACGGCCTGGGTTGTACCGACACCTTGTACAGCACCGTGAAGAAAATAGCAGAACCATTTAACTTTGTAGTACAAAAAGATATAAACGTTTGTCCCGGCTCGCCTTTAGACCTAACAAGGCCTGAGTTCAAAGCAGGCAGCAGCAGCGGGCTTACTTTCCGGTATTTTGCCGACGAAGCTGGATTGATCCCGTTACCTTCTCCATCAGAGATTACTGCTGCCGGCACTTACTACATCAGCGCGGTAAATGCAGGTGGTTGCAGCGGTATATTACCAGTAAACGTAACGTTTAATGCGCCGGAACTAACTATAACCGATCCGCCGGCTGTTACATTCCCGGCGACTGTTTCTATTTTAAACAGCTATAATCCGCAAGCGGGAGTAAGTTACTCATACTGGAAAGACCCTTCGGCCACTATTGCTCTTGATGATGCCTCTGCCCTTACACAAAGCGGAACTTATTACATTAAGGCCGAGCTATTAGGCTGTACAGCTATAAAGCCGGTTAAAGTTACCATCTTACCTCCACCGCCCTCTATTATAGACGCTCCTACCGCTTTCACGCCTAACAACGACGGTGTAAACGACTGCTTTAGGTTTTATGTTAAAGACTTGGTGTTTGGGTCACTGGAGATATTCAATCGCTACGGAACTATTGTTTACCGAACAACAGCTCCTGACTGGTGCTGGGACGGTAATTCAGGCAAGCAAGCGCTCCCGGCAGGCACCTATTATTGGGTATTCCATGGGATAGACGGATATTCCCGTAAACCGGTGCAAACAGCATCGTACATAACGCTGATAAGGTAG
- a CDS encoding NAD(P)-dependent oxidoreductase, translating into MTVLLLGGTGRTGKLILSELLARGHAVKVIVRNKNKISINSPVLAVFEGSTLDETLMRSAMNGCDAVISALNISRYSDFPWSRLRTPELLMSATIKNVIAIAKEMKLKRVIVLSAWGVNETMADIPWWFRWTIRYSNIKYGYLDHGRQEDLLAASDLDWTAVRPVGLINSKAKKEIKVILNRKDKPSIIISRLDVARFAVKILEENTFLRLAPAISW; encoded by the coding sequence ATGACAGTACTTTTGTTAGGGGGTACAGGGCGCACAGGTAAGTTAATACTCAGTGAGTTATTAGCCAGGGGGCATGCTGTTAAAGTAATCGTACGCAATAAAAATAAGATATCGATAAACTCGCCTGTGCTTGCCGTTTTTGAGGGATCTACGCTCGATGAAACTTTAATGCGTTCGGCAATGAACGGCTGCGATGCAGTAATTAGCGCATTGAACATCTCCCGGTATAGCGACTTTCCATGGTCCCGGCTGCGCACACCTGAGTTATTAATGTCCGCAACTATAAAAAACGTTATCGCTATTGCAAAAGAAATGAAGCTAAAGAGGGTTATAGTCCTGTCGGCCTGGGGCGTTAACGAAACCATGGCCGATATACCCTGGTGGTTTAGGTGGACAATCCGTTATAGTAACATTAAATATGGTTACCTGGATCACGGCAGGCAGGAGGACTTACTTGCAGCATCTGATCTCGACTGGACCGCTGTAAGGCCCGTGGGTCTTATAAACTCAAAAGCAAAAAAAGAGATTAAAGTTATTCTTAACCGTAAGGATAAGCCCTCAATTATTATAAGCCGGCTGGATGTAGCCAGGTTTGCGGTAAAAATATTGGAAGAAAACACGTTTTTACGTTTAGCTCCTGCAATTTCGTGGTAA
- a CDS encoding MarR family winged helix-turn-helix transcriptional regulator, translating into MKSYKLIHELISMVEKLETENNGVEVSLHDFAGFLVNQLETTSLYTSQADARFGEQEQQAQQLAYQLDNSIGRLFVYMSRYAKSYIKKALEGTPLQSGEDFTCLAILLTHEQLSKSDLISRNLQEKTSGTEVLRRLIGNQLITQWDDTGDKRGKCVAITEKGRQLLYQVFNEMNHVGKMIGGNLTIAEKLSLRYKLQKLENFHHQHYQHKTITNKAALKEVTAQLV; encoded by the coding sequence ATGAAATCGTACAAACTTATACACGAATTGATTTCCATGGTTGAAAAGCTGGAAACAGAGAACAACGGCGTAGAGGTTTCCTTACATGATTTCGCGGGATTTTTGGTAAACCAACTGGAAACAACAAGCTTATACACCAGCCAGGCCGATGCGCGGTTTGGAGAACAGGAACAACAAGCGCAGCAACTTGCCTACCAACTGGACAACAGCATAGGCCGCTTATTTGTTTATATGAGCCGCTATGCAAAATCTTACATTAAGAAAGCGCTTGAGGGAACCCCTTTACAAAGTGGCGAAGATTTTACCTGTTTGGCCATATTGCTTACGCATGAACAGCTTTCCAAATCGGACCTGATAAGCCGTAACCTGCAGGAGAAAACTTCGGGCACGGAGGTGCTAAGGCGACTGATAGGTAATCAATTGATAACGCAATGGGATGATACTGGCGACAAACGCGGCAAGTGTGTTGCCATAACCGAAAAAGGGAGGCAGTTGCTTTACCAGGTATTTAATGAAATGAACCATGTTGGCAAGATGATAGGCGGCAATTTAACCATTGCCGAAAAGCTTTCGCTACGGTACAAATTACAAAAGCTGGAGAACTTTCACCACCAGCATTATCAACACAAAACGATAACGAACAAAGCAGCTTTAAAGGAAGTTACAGCCCAACTTGTTTAA
- a CDS encoding oxygenase MpaB family protein → MLKSNPYPDNVLAAKRLQGDNAADNFIAGVFANTENKKALYEWLGTLSHNTQLLHLPTLFANEPVLTTAATLPHWANTRMMQRGSVFFIRHSETIMNLLGLLSLPYCYTAANGAMVLYLSDRMRSDTTKRLYETAAFVWEVMAPDAFASTGEGFASILKVRLMHAAVRFYTYKSGRWNDEWGTPVNQEDMVGTNLSFSLLVMRGLRKLGITVGKEDQEGFMHLWNVIGALSGLDEYLLPGSVKEAQILDTIISKRQFSSSAHGEELTSSLTKHITGVNNTGASANDILGLMRYLLGAPVADMLKIDAPELPSYKIQLLKLTNLVKGLKPVGNTNLAYKEAYSRFKQQSPAEALT, encoded by the coding sequence ATGCTTAAAAGCAACCCCTACCCGGATAATGTACTTGCGGCAAAACGGCTACAGGGAGATAACGCTGCCGACAATTTTATTGCCGGTGTATTTGCCAATACAGAAAACAAAAAGGCTTTATATGAATGGCTGGGCACTTTAAGCCATAACACGCAACTATTACACCTGCCAACCCTGTTTGCTAATGAGCCTGTACTAACTACAGCCGCTACCCTGCCGCATTGGGCCAATACCAGGATGATGCAAAGGGGTTCGGTGTTCTTTATTCGCCATTCCGAAACTATAATGAACCTCCTGGGTTTGCTTTCCCTACCATATTGTTACACAGCAGCCAATGGCGCAATGGTGCTCTATTTGTCTGACAGGATGCGGAGCGATACCACCAAACGACTTTACGAAACGGCCGCCTTTGTTTGGGAGGTGATGGCACCAGATGCTTTTGCAAGTACAGGTGAAGGTTTTGCCAGTATCTTGAAAGTGCGTTTAATGCACGCCGCCGTTAGGTTTTATACCTACAAAAGTGGCCGTTGGAACGATGAATGGGGCACGCCGGTAAACCAGGAAGACATGGTCGGCACTAATTTGTCGTTTTCGTTATTGGTAATGCGCGGCCTTAGAAAGCTGGGCATCACCGTGGGTAAAGAAGATCAGGAAGGTTTTATGCACTTGTGGAATGTGATAGGCGCGCTATCCGGATTAGATGAGTACCTGCTACCCGGTAGTGTTAAAGAAGCACAGATACTGGATACCATCATCAGCAAAAGACAATTTTCTTCTTCAGCACACGGAGAAGAGTTAACATCATCATTAACAAAACATATAACCGGCGTTAACAACACGGGTGCCTCGGCAAATGATATTTTAGGCTTGATGCGCTACCTGCTTGGTGCGCCTGTAGCCGACATGCTGAAGATAGATGCACCTGAGCTGCCGTCTTACAAAATACAGTTGCTAAAGCTGACTAACCTTGTAAAAGGATTAAAGCCTGTGGGCAACACTAACCTGGCTTACAAAGAGGCATACAGCCGGTTTAAGCAGCAGAGCCCTGCCGAAGCTTTAACTTAA
- a CDS encoding SDR family NAD(P)-dependent oxidoreductase — MNLKNKNILVVGGSTGIGLSLIKQLSAAGANIYNISRNGSVEWPANVNHLALDILGDVTATAAFLPQQLHGLVYSVGSINLKPFNRLSEDDFLNDYRLNVLGAVKVIQQALKPLKSAAGASIVLISSVAARTGMSFHASIASAKSAVEGLALSLAAELAPSQVRVNVVAPSLTETPLAQNLLNTPEKKEASAKRHPLNKYGQPEDISSAVAYLLADESAWMTGQVIGIDGGLGKLKTS, encoded by the coding sequence ATGAATTTAAAAAACAAGAACATTTTAGTTGTTGGCGGTAGTACCGGCATAGGTTTATCGTTGATTAAACAACTATCAGCAGCAGGAGCAAACATCTACAATATCTCCAGGAATGGATCGGTGGAGTGGCCGGCAAATGTAAATCATCTTGCGTTGGACATCTTAGGTGATGTTACCGCAACGGCAGCATTCCTGCCTCAGCAATTGCACGGGCTGGTATATTCTGTAGGAAGTATTAACCTTAAGCCTTTTAACCGCCTGTCGGAAGATGACTTCCTGAATGATTACCGGCTCAACGTTTTAGGGGCCGTTAAAGTAATTCAACAAGCCTTAAAGCCACTTAAAAGCGCTGCAGGTGCTTCTATTGTGCTTATCAGCTCAGTTGCCGCACGTACGGGAATGAGTTTCCACGCAAGTATCGCCTCAGCTAAAAGCGCGGTTGAGGGCCTGGCATTATCACTTGCTGCGGAGCTGGCACCAAGCCAGGTACGGGTTAATGTGGTTGCACCTTCGCTAACCGAAACGCCTTTGGCACAAAACCTGCTTAACACCCCTGAGAAAAAGGAAGCTTCGGCCAAACGCCATCCGCTCAATAAATATGGGCAGCCAGAGGACATTAGTTCGGCGGTAGCTTATCTTTTGGCAGATGAGAGCGCATGGATGACCGGACAGGTAATTGGCATTGACGGCGGCCTTGGCAAGCTAAAAACCAGCTAG
- a CDS encoding TonB-dependent receptor — MRLILSTIILFVICFSAAAQTAVIKGTVTSGLSNTVVQNVTVKVANTNEGTVTDSAGNYTLQLKPGNYSLLFTKVGFKSRTAYDIQVNSVKATVVDVALDEETATLDEVKVVASSRLTKTLESPLSLRSIGVSEIKRNPGGNRDISKVIQSLPGVSAPVSFRNDIIIRGGAPNENRFYLDGVEIPNINHFATQGSSGGPVGLINVDFVKEVNFYSGAFPANRGNALSSVFEFTQKNGRTDRMGATLSLGSSDLSATLEGPLGSKTTYLASYRYSYLQALFKLLKLPFLPTYQDFQFKVKTKLDSKNELTLIGLGAIDRFTLNKEANDEEDKQYFLATIPENTQNSYSIGAVLKHFTRYGFSQFVVSRSYLDNKANKFRNNNESEGLLLKYASTETENKFRFENTSQRGKYKVNFGTGAESAGYTTNTFNVLPYGNRIYQSDLNFFKYNFFGQVSRSFADNKLSLSIGARADANTYSNKMNNLLKTLSPRFSAAYNFTDRLSINFNTGIYYQLPAYTVMGYRDSTGTLLNKSLDYIQNRQVVLGLEYNTLKGTRFTVEGFYKQYRNYPIVRVLNDSIPLANLGADFGVVGNDPVVGESKGRSYGIEFFAQQRLNKGFYGIFALTLFKSEFQNKRGDYVASSWNNRYILSMTAGKLLKRNWEVGAKLRFTGGSPYTPYDQALSSLVSNYSTFPQGIPAYNLLNTQVPAAFYQLDARVDKKYYFKHYSFNFYFDMQNVTGHKYDQQPIVVPVKDASGNVQPVPGDPTRIQTKFLNRKGGNIQPTIGLIFEF; from the coding sequence ATGCGGTTAATTCTATCTACCATAATCCTGTTTGTTATCTGTTTTTCGGCTGCCGCGCAAACTGCGGTTATAAAAGGTACGGTCACCAGTGGCTTGTCAAACACAGTAGTGCAAAACGTTACCGTTAAGGTGGCCAACACAAACGAGGGTACGGTAACCGACTCGGCAGGTAACTATACTCTGCAGCTTAAACCGGGCAACTACAGCCTGCTGTTTACAAAAGTTGGGTTTAAAAGCAGGACCGCTTATGATATACAGGTAAACAGTGTTAAAGCAACAGTAGTAGACGTTGCGCTGGACGAGGAGACCGCAACATTAGATGAAGTAAAGGTGGTAGCCAGTTCAAGGCTTACAAAAACGCTGGAAAGTCCATTATCCCTGCGCAGCATAGGCGTATCAGAAATTAAGCGTAACCCCGGGGGCAACCGCGATATATCTAAAGTAATACAATCCCTCCCGGGGGTATCTGCACCGGTGAGTTTTCGTAACGACATCATCATACGGGGCGGGGCACCCAACGAAAACAGGTTTTACCTGGATGGGGTAGAGATACCCAACATTAACCATTTTGCAACGCAGGGATCATCTGGCGGGCCGGTGGGATTGATCAACGTCGACTTTGTTAAAGAGGTTAATTTCTACTCAGGGGCATTCCCGGCCAACCGTGGCAATGCTTTAAGTTCAGTTTTCGAATTCACTCAAAAGAACGGGCGGACCGATCGTATGGGTGCCACCTTATCGCTTGGCTCAAGTGACCTTAGTGCGACACTGGAGGGGCCTCTCGGCAGCAAAACAACTTACCTGGCATCGTACAGGTACTCGTACCTGCAGGCATTGTTTAAATTGCTGAAACTGCCGTTCCTGCCCACGTACCAGGACTTCCAATTTAAGGTAAAAACAAAGCTGGATAGCAAGAACGAACTTACATTGATAGGCTTGGGTGCTATAGACCGCTTTACGTTAAATAAAGAAGCTAACGATGAAGAAGACAAGCAATACTTTTTAGCCACTATACCCGAAAATACCCAAAACAGCTATAGTATAGGTGCCGTACTAAAGCATTTTACCCGCTATGGCTTTTCGCAGTTTGTAGTTAGCCGAAGTTACCTGGATAATAAAGCTAACAAGTTTCGCAACAATAACGAAAGTGAAGGATTGCTTTTAAAGTATGCATCTACAGAAACGGAGAACAAGTTCAGGTTTGAGAACACCAGCCAGCGTGGTAAGTACAAGGTGAACTTTGGTACGGGTGCCGAGAGCGCCGGTTATACCACCAATACCTTTAATGTGCTGCCTTATGGCAACCGCATCTATCAATCAGACCTGAATTTTTTTAAGTACAACTTTTTTGGCCAGGTAAGCCGCTCCTTTGCCGACAACAAGCTGTCGCTGTCAATAGGTGCACGTGCCGATGCAAATACCTATTCAAATAAGATGAACAATCTGCTGAAGACCTTATCGCCCCGGTTCTCAGCCGCCTACAACTTTACGGACAGGTTGAGCATCAACTTTAACACCGGAATTTACTACCAGTTGCCTGCTTACACGGTGATGGGCTACCGTGACAGTACCGGAACATTGTTAAACAAGAGCCTCGATTATATACAGAACCGCCAGGTGGTGCTGGGACTGGAGTACAATACCTTAAAAGGAACCCGCTTCACGGTTGAAGGTTTCTACAAACAATACCGCAATTACCCAATAGTGCGCGTGCTGAATGATTCGATACCGCTGGCCAACCTCGGCGCCGATTTTGGCGTGGTAGGTAATGACCCTGTAGTAGGCGAGAGCAAGGGGAGGAGTTACGGAATAGAGTTCTTTGCGCAGCAGCGGCTTAACAAAGGCTTTTACGGAATCTTCGCGCTTACATTGTTTAAAAGCGAGTTCCAGAACAAGCGCGGTGATTATGTCGCCTCTTCATGGAACAACCGGTACATCCTGAGCATGACAGCCGGTAAGCTGCTGAAGAGAAACTGGGAGGTAGGGGCCAAGCTACGGTTTACGGGTGGTAGTCCGTACACCCCTTACGACCAGGCATTGTCTTCACTTGTTTCAAACTACAGCACTTTCCCACAAGGTATACCTGCATACAACTTGCTGAACACCCAGGTGCCTGCCGCCTTTTACCAATTAGATGCCCGTGTTGACAAGAAGTACTACTTTAAGCATTACTCCTTCAACTTTTACTTCGACATGCAAAATGTCACCGGTCATAAATACGACCAGCAGCCGATAGTAGTTCCGGTGAAAGATGCGTCGGGTAATGTACAACCGGTGCCTGGCGATCCAACCCGCATTCAGACAAAATTCCTAAACAGAAAAGGCGGGAACATTCAGCCCACTATCGGCTTAATCTTCGAATTTTAG
- a CDS encoding Gfo/Idh/MocA family protein gives MATNTPENTGNNGGYSRKDFLALTGKTLAAGAVGSVLVSDATAQSVTSQGSTERKPAHQDEPIVLEKWKSEVDQASGPTPTPLAPDQRVGYAVVGLGHLALENILPAITACKKSKLVALVSGSPEKMRKVAAQYGVTPQNCYSYQTYDQLKNNKEVEVIYIVLPNGLHKEYVIRGAKAGKHILCEKPMAISSAECKEMIAACNQAGVKLMVAYRIQYQPHHRKLREMVQQKTFGEPKLIEASNCQSSTNPEHWRHKKALAGGGALPDIGLYCLNTVRFVLNAEPTEVFAYGYSTPGNPLFREVEELVSWQMKFANGLIANCTTNYNVHESRRYRVLCEKGWLSVDKAFAYKGQKLMSAKADGKLELQQDIGLTEKDQFATEMDYFSHCVIYNKKPFTPGEEGLQDHLIMEAIYKSAEEGRPVKLTSLLPAGYKGVEPESD, from the coding sequence ATGGCAACCAACACACCGGAGAACACAGGTAACAACGGCGGATACTCCCGTAAAGATTTCTTAGCACTTACAGGTAAAACACTCGCGGCGGGAGCCGTGGGGTCTGTTTTGGTGAGTGATGCAACAGCGCAAAGCGTTACAAGTCAAGGAAGTACAGAAAGGAAGCCAGCCCATCAGGATGAGCCTATAGTGCTGGAGAAATGGAAGTCTGAAGTTGACCAGGCCAGCGGCCCAACGCCAACTCCTTTAGCTCCCGACCAAAGAGTAGGGTACGCTGTTGTAGGTTTAGGCCATTTAGCGTTGGAAAACATACTTCCTGCGATAACCGCGTGTAAAAAGTCGAAACTTGTTGCTTTAGTGAGCGGCAGCCCCGAAAAAATGCGAAAAGTGGCGGCGCAATACGGTGTAACACCTCAAAACTGCTACAGCTACCAAACTTACGACCAGTTAAAGAACAATAAAGAGGTAGAAGTAATTTACATTGTATTGCCTAATGGGCTTCATAAAGAGTATGTTATAAGAGGCGCAAAGGCAGGTAAGCACATTTTATGTGAGAAACCAATGGCTATCAGTTCGGCTGAATGTAAGGAAATGATAGCCGCTTGTAACCAGGCGGGAGTAAAACTTATGGTCGCGTATCGCATTCAATATCAACCACATCATCGTAAGTTGCGCGAGATGGTTCAGCAGAAAACCTTTGGTGAGCCTAAGCTGATAGAAGCATCAAATTGTCAGAGCAGCACTAATCCTGAACATTGGCGGCACAAGAAAGCTTTAGCCGGCGGCGGCGCGCTGCCGGATATTGGCCTGTACTGCCTGAACACCGTACGGTTTGTACTAAATGCAGAACCTACGGAAGTATTTGCCTACGGTTATAGTACACCTGGTAATCCGCTTTTTAGGGAGGTTGAAGAGCTGGTATCCTGGCAGATGAAGTTTGCTAATGGGCTGATAGCCAACTGCACAACAAACTACAATGTGCACGAAAGCAGGCGTTACCGCGTGCTCTGCGAAAAAGGCTGGTTGAGTGTGGATAAGGCATTCGCGTACAAGGGCCAGAAACTGATGTCTGCTAAAGCAGATGGAAAACTGGAGCTTCAACAAGATATTGGTTTAACCGAAAAAGACCAGTTTGCTACCGAAATGGACTACTTTTCGCACTGTGTAATCTATAACAAAAAGCCTTTTACACCCGGCGAAGAAGGTTTGCAGGACCACCTTATTATGGAAGCTATCTACAAGTCAGCTGAAGAAGGCCGGCCAGTTAAACTTACTAGTTTACTGCCTGCTGGTTACAAGGGTGTTGAGCCGGAATCAGATTGA
- a CDS encoding DUF3891 family protein: MIVNYRKGGWEIVTQRAHGLLAAEFALHWQKAQRPERWMEFLMTVAEHDDAQIELERDDVITEQGGPTDFKMRAFQLEHGERTLTYTLSKSRYIALLSATHLEFLAGDAKENKVNIAFFKNLASQKKEWCKELKINNIQLEKDYRLLEWCDALSLLICQHEDQPEERRVEISTGPDGKLHCLRQIAPGCLTVEPWPFEDLEFSITYEHRTLPQLKFDNVDEFKTAFLTTAVETTTWLFKQLNSA; the protein is encoded by the coding sequence ATGATTGTTAATTATCGTAAAGGCGGCTGGGAAATAGTTACCCAGCGTGCGCACGGATTACTTGCTGCAGAATTCGCGCTGCATTGGCAGAAAGCGCAACGCCCGGAACGCTGGATGGAGTTTTTAATGACCGTAGCTGAGCACGATGACGCACAGATTGAACTGGAACGCGATGACGTAATTACCGAACAAGGCGGACCTACAGACTTCAAAATGAGGGCTTTTCAACTGGAGCATGGTGAACGTACGCTTACTTACACACTTAGTAAAAGCAGGTACATTGCACTACTAAGTGCTACACACCTTGAGTTTCTAGCAGGAGATGCAAAAGAAAATAAAGTCAATATAGCGTTCTTTAAAAACCTGGCAAGCCAGAAAAAAGAATGGTGTAAAGAGTTAAAAATCAATAACATTCAACTTGAAAAAGATTACCGCCTGCTGGAGTGGTGCGACGCTTTATCGTTATTGATTTGCCAGCACGAAGACCAGCCTGAAGAACGGCGGGTGGAGATAAGTACCGGCCCTGACGGAAAACTACACTGCCTGAGGCAAATAGCGCCCGGCTGCCTTACCGTTGAGCCATGGCCCTTTGAAGATCTGGAGTTTAGCATAACCTATGAACACCGAACATTGCCTCAACTGAAATTTGATAATGTTGATGAATTTAAAACCGCGTTTCTTACAACTGCGGTAGAAACAACAACGTGGCTGTTTAAACAGCTAAACAGCGCTTAA